TTTCACTGATTCTCTAAATGTGAACGTCAAAAGATATATTGTATTCATAATTTGCTCAATGTGacaagatattttatttgtttacacatttttatgaaataaacatagTTTGTAAAACTAATGTGCATAGAATGtgtcaaaataaaagaaaacataaaatttaaatattagagtaTATGAAATACAAGTTCAAATACCTCTAAAAACTACCAACCAGTTTGAAATATAAGTATTGCTAGTTACAGTATTAAATTAGGGATAAATTTTGGCTTTTGCATGTTTATAAATGACaaagtatacaatatattaatacaaaaacttgatatcacattaaatttaaaaaaattaagtttgaaaaagtttaaactaaaccaaataaaaccatTTGGTGCcaacaagaaatttattaaaatgtaactaacaaacacaacaaacttaaccaaaaaatatattagtgctagtgatataaatagtttattttatgacTGAAAGATAGATTATAAAttcaacattaatatatttacatcagtcaacattgtattatttaaatagaaaaaaaaactacaaagacAATTATATAAAGAGTATTTTTCTAATTATCTATTACTATAAATCTCCATTCTTTAATTTAAGGAATACAGAagtcttattatttataaaactaaaaataagggCCCATGAAGTCACAGTTATcaaaacaagttgtaaaaaagGTTCTTCTGAACCAATCACAAGAGCCCTCTGACTGTACTGTTTCCCTGTGTTTTTCTTTTCATCGTATATACTTTGTTTATATGTAAGTCAGTGTATTTATTCCAATTATGACGGTAATTTCTTAccattatttaagaaaatgtctgctcaatataaaaaaaaccaatttttttcatGTTACTATAGCCATCACTTGGTTTAGTTTTCTTCGCTTTGTTcaaattttgaaatggaaatgGTTTACAAATATTGCTACTTCAAACGTTGTACATCTATAAACGCTGTAAAATGTTGAGTTTTTACTTAATTGTATCTGCCATTCAATTAGCAAACACAAAATTCATACAGTAGAAGACGGTCTTGGCtcgtacaattttaatataactggAATGAGGTACACTACTTATCCAAAATTCATTAAACCCGTttcaattaaactaaaattttacagaCTGAACTTTTTGAAAGACAgcactttgttaatatttatttatttattgttaataaataaaaataatacactctGCAtaccttataaatttaaaatacttcaaataaatttattttcaaaatacagttaaaattgtaCTTGAAAATATGGTAAGTGTTTATTCCCATTGCACATGattatttttatctacaatatCAAACAACAAAACCATACCTAACAGTTgcttgttattgatgatggatggtttgaaagaataatgGGGTTTTGTATACTTATCATCGTTATAACGGTTCTTGTAGCTAAGAGTAATAATTAACTTGCCTGTCAAAGTACTCCTCTAGTATTAGTGCCTCTATATGCCGTTAGTGTAGTATCTTATCTAGTAACACCACAAGTAATTGCTTGTTTGATTGCGAGTTTAAACACGtttaatattagtagtgttaATTGGGCTGCAAGACACCATGTGACGCAGCCCAATTAACACGCAGGCGTATTAACACTGGCTAATCGGCTCCTCATTCACTCTTGTCAGTgctcaaaaaaaacaaattacaattccCGAGAAGGGTTAGCTTCTGGCTGGCTAACACATGCTGGTAAAACCTATTCTGCGTAGAGCAAAATCTAATGTTATCTATCAATGTGCAACCCGATGAATGTTCGGAAAGTGAACATCACTAACACAAATGTCAGGATTATTGGGTCATTGTCAGGAATAACTTGATCAACAGTTGCAGTTtgctaaacattgttttaaaggtTTCAGTAACATCAAATGTGAGAGAGAATCGTTCCCTGCACACTTTGATCGGTAGTCTGGAACAGAGCCTTCCATTCTTCCAAAGAACGATCAACTGTGAGGGGTGATTTGGGGTCCACTGTCCCTCCTAATGGGGACTGTATCACGGAATCTTCACAGGAGACAACCCCAATCCCCCAACCTTTCCTACTCTGTTATCCTGTCACTTCAAAGGCTACAGAGAACACCTTTGAAATTCAAATTGCAGTTGACAGTTTAGTGATACAAACATATGATTGTACAAAATTTCTCGAATTGATTAccgaaaaaaatcttaaattggaatgaccatatactactctttgtttgaagttatctaaagcaatatttatgattACAAATCTGTCTGAATTCTGCAATGAAAAAgctcttaaaatggtatattatccattttttttttatctcaattggtttttagtattgaaatatgggtaaatacatttagtttttacaaaaagaacattaataaaattttattaatacaaaaaaagcaGTACATTATATTTCTAGTATTGCCAGACTGACTGAACCataatcaaaatagaaaaaattacagtgGCAACTtcaaaaatgcaatttaaaaaactagaaaacagCAACGTTTTGTTTCTAACGTCCAGGTAAAACTTCACCATGTGCTTTCGCGATAATTCTTTAGTTGACCGTCAGAGTGTAGTAGCAGTTAAACAGCACTACTTGGACTTGTAGTAGTTGAAATAAACACTATATCATTTTATGGCTGCTGATTATTGTGTAGTGAAGCAACGGTTTGGCACGTGGTGTGGCAGTTTAATGCAAAGTGAGATCGCCCGTGTTAACACAGGCGTAGCAGTTAAGGAGTTAAAGCAACCCAATCCACAATGAGCAACTGACAAACTTGCAACAACAATTTATAGATAACTGTGACTCCAATCcagaaaatatttcttacaaCAAAACTCTGAGAGAATAAAATCTGACGCATCGTCAGACAAACATGAGTCAGTCGGCGGTGACTAGAGATTCAAAGCACGGTGATGTCCTGTCACGTTCGGACTTGTCTTCTATGTTGACTTAGAACTCGTTGAGGTGAGATGTGTCTTTTTCCAGGGGATTCTCTTTGAGGAGAGAGATTATCatactgtaaacaaaaacaaaatgttttagtgaCATTGGAAAGGCATGGTAAATTCTGAACAATGATTTTGCCAGTGGCCACATAACCTTAAGACGCCAGATTTCAGATCTGAGTAAGAGATACAAAAGGTTTAAATCCTGTATGTGACCTGTACACTTTAGTACTTTAGTAGACCATTTACTACACCAACTCTGCCTCTTAATTGTTTGATAAGATACTCgcaaaatcctttaaaaaaactttattatcgttagtttgataaaattataaggTTTAGAGATtgttagtttcatttttttttactgaagagTTCAATCTACTTCAATATatcatgatttaaataaaaaaacaaaatactgaaATTATGTTACTGAATGTAAGTTAGAAACtcaatttaatgtaaacacttttttaaaaggaaaagaaaaaggGGCTCATAAAATCCTAATTGTTACACTTTTAGCCATTACTTTCTTTTCCAattcaaaactaaacaaataccTTCATTTTATAGAAGGGATCCTACACCACTTGCAAActtattaatcttaatttttggttttttagaaGCGAAGCCTTTCATTCTTTTTCATTCTGTTTGATTTTACAATTTCTCTGCTtgtgttctttctaataatatctatatacttaaatattcttTGATTTCATCCCACAACTTCAAGAAGACATCAATTGCCTAGAAGGCAGATCAAGTTAGTTCTTTTCCTCGCCTCATGGTGGCTGAAGTAAGTTgagaagttaaaataaatttgaatcgAAATTTAAGACTATTAAATGTATCAATGCACTACACACCATAAAATgaagagaaataatatttatttttgaaacagaaTATCCTTGTCTAGGTAATAGTTGTTCTAATAATGATTCTATTAAAGATTGTAAGCTATTGAACAGAGAAGAATATGGAAATACAAAAGAgctaattgaaattttattttaatacaattgtgaCACCGTAATGAGAAAATATAcgagaaatagaaaaaaagaattgTCCATGTCTAAAAGATTAAAACTGTTGATAAAGAACATGGTCCTCAAGATAATAACGTCTATTTAACTAAtactgaaagtttgcatgcaaactattagtattaatataaatatttgaagttcattgtaatatatacaaggttaatcaaaatttgaatgaaatattttttaaactttggtcGAATAATATGGTCACTCTTTGTACAAAAActgctaaatatatttatttagaatagaGGAATGCATGACTAGAGTAGCATAGACTCATAATCCAGTCACAAAAGTAAAACTTCATGGAGCCTATCACAGAGCACGAGATTGCCAGTAAAGTGAAATGTAACATATGCAGAACCAGTGCAGGCttgccatttaaaaacaaaagaagcGATAAGCTTCAATTTATTGCAGGCAAAAACTTGGATTGATTGAAAGAAAATTGTGGgttgttacattaaataataaaaattcatattttttatttaattttttttaataaaaacatcaaattgtGACCTTTAAATATGAACTGACTAAACACTTATCTGgctaatttttatttctgaagctggaaaaatttatcttaatttatcattattcatTTCCCATAGGGACCTTTGAAATTTTACGCAACTTGAGCTGTGTTTGGACTGAATTTTCCACCAGCTCCTCATGGTTTgcacttatttttaataacaaaaagttaataGGATCAAAAGATATTTCGATATAGCATACACtcacacattacaaaattattcagtTGTTccccaaaaattattttctaaaaatattattcttcacAAACATTCAGTGGTATGTTAATAGACCTCAATCTTCCATAGATACCAAAAGGTTGATTTTAAGTAAATGAAAAGGATGATTTTAAGTAAATTGAAAAGGATGATTTTAAGTAAATGAAAAGGATGATTTTAAGTAAATGAAAaggattattttaagtaaatgaaaaggattattttaagtaaatgaaaaggattattttaagtaaatgaaaagattattttaagtaaatgaaaaggatgattttaagtaaatgaaaaggattattttaagtaaatgaaaaggattattttaagtaaatgaaaaggattattttaaataaatgaaaaggatgattttaagtaaatgaaaaggatgattttaagtaaattaaaaggaTGATTTGTCACTAACCAGTAGAGATAAATAAAGAAGGTGACCAGGTACCAGCCTAATGATATCATACAGTCTCGCATGTGCTTCTTGAGCTGTCCTCGATTGTGTATCTCTGTGGGATCGTACACACCTGTGTTTCCTGACGGTACCATCGCGTATCTGTAACATGTTACaatatgaacataaatataaaaatagagaaaacctttaaaatgtttaacctatAAAACCTGTGGAAAAGATTAATTAAGGAGAAAAATACGAGCCATAATCAGAAAGTAAATGTACTCTAGCTCTCATGGCCGGAGGGAATTTTTTTCAACACGTTGGCTACACTACCGTGAAGCCTGATTCCTCAATGAGGTCAGTGTGTCAGAACTGTCGATGCAATCTCGAAGTGTGAAATACGCAGCATTataaaacgaaattaaatttgttatctttataacaaagttcttttttttcttcaaaaaaattcttaatatttattggaagggcaataaattatatttcaaacagcTCGTTGACATTagaggaaaaattaaactttttacatttcaACTTTGTATTTTGTATGATTAACTATGACTACAATATTAAAAGGTTCTTGCATGCTTTCTTCATGTGTCAACatcttaatagtattttaatatgttgaaAAGAAATCAATCAGTATATCTGTACACTTACGAAAGTTGGAACGAGTTTTTGGTGGTGAATATATGTCCAAGACAATAAGATGCACATTgaattctgtattaattttaattctgatacTTTCTAAATACATGtcatatagtaataatttaaatacggtTTCCGTTTTCTTGCTTCCCAAAATTCTTCTAAGTtacttcaagtttttttttactaaattgtaataaaataagcatcatttgttttatttgcgtttttcattgtatttacaTCAATAACCACAATATAAGTACAccatgttaatttaattaattggttaCTGGATTTGTTACATATAAGTGTGAGGAGTGACATAAGTACAGCTACAAAAAGATTTGAATGTAAACAGTGAAATCGTTAATTAATCCTGTTAAAACTATAGGACAGtagtaaactaaatttttcataaactataagataatttaatttgaacaaagGATAATCGCGTTGTCCATGCTggtaactaaataaatatcatttaggTGAGATAATTTACTTGGTTCACTAAAATGAATCTGTTAAAATGCACAGCATGATTATTAACATCACTGCATTCaaagtatgtttattaaaaaaagaagttgaaCTATGAGAAGTTTATTACACTAACTATAATCTCTACTGGTTGTTTGGTAAATTAAATACAGCTGCCACTAAATACAGGATGCATCGATACATAACAACAGTAACGTATATTTGTGTTTTCATAATACATAACAACAGTAACGCATATTTGTGTTTTCATAATACATGAAGTAAATTGCATGACATAATAATATATCACTCCActaagaaaaagttaaaatttcatattatactccattttttaaataaaaatcttaagaaaatatgaaaagaaatttgaattaaaacactATTAATAAGATTTGGGGTAATGATTGTCAAGCCCAGGACGGATAAAACATTCaagaatatttaatgtataaatataaaataattcgtAATACTAACACGTTTCTAACagcgaaaataatttttttaaacaataaagcctatagctaatttaatatataaagatgAGCgccaaaaatacaacaaaataatacataaatatagtataaataaacaatataaaaatgatatagcTTACTCATAGCTCATCCAAACGACCATAGGAATATTGGTGAGGGCCAGAATCCACCAACCATAGAGGAGAAACAGGATTACAATCAGTGCATGAGCCAGGAGCTTGGGGATCACCCACTGTAACAAcattcaagaatattattgagGGCCAGAATCCACCGGCCATAGAGGAGAAACAGGATTACAATCAGTGCATGAGCCAGGAGCTTGGGGATCACCCACTGTAACAAcattcaagaatattattgaaGGCCAGAATCCACCGGCCATAGAGGAGAAACAGGATTACAGTCAGTGCATGAGCCAGGAGCTTGGGGATCACCCACTGTAACaacatttaagaatattattgaaGGCCAGAATCCACCGGCCATAGAGGAGAAACAGAATTACTATCAGTGCATGAGCCAGGAGCTTGGGGATCACCCACTTTAACAAcattcaagaatattattgagGGCCAGAATCCACCGGCCATAGAGGAGAAACAGAATTACTATCAGTGCATGAGCCAGGAGCTTGGAAATCAACAGCTATCATGTTCAACAgtatcaaaggcctttgaaaggtcgtaacttctaaaattaacaacatttttatgttcaaGGCGATCAAAACAAGCACTTACAAGAGCCTGTACCGCTTTTAAGGTAGGTACTGCAATTAGAACGGAAACCAAACTGACAGTCACTGAACAACTTATTTGACTCTAAATAATCTACAATCTGCCCATGTACCAACCGCTCAAAGACCTTCGACACAGCTGGAATAATAGAAATAGGTCTATAGTTGCAATGCTTTTCCATAGGACCTTTCTTATGAACAGGAATAACCttactaatcttaaatatatcaGGAAAAGTTCCActattaatacattcattaaacaaGTAAGTCAAGACCTCACAAATATGTTCGGCAGCAGCTTTTAGTACATGTGcattgataccaaaaacatcAAAACATGCGCTATTGCTTAGGCTAAGAATAGCTCCATAGGTTTCCTCCaccttaatttccttaaaattaaaggtaaaatttataGTCTCTGAGTTACAGGACTTgtcaagataataaaaataatcacaggTACTATTACCAATGTTTTTACAAGTTTCTTCCACAGAAGAgacaaaaaatcattaaaagtgtcAGGTTTAAGAAAATAAGACTTGGGAACTGGCCTGCTGTTGACTTTGGCTGACTTTTTTATTATGCCCCAAGcagctttgcttttatttttggATCTATCTACTATACTATTGTTATGACTAAGTTTAGCTCTATTAATCTCACTTTTGTACACTGCTTTGAGACTTCTATATTTTTCCTTTACATCCTTATTATCATTGGTATTTTGcctaataaaatataacctatCCAGCTTAGACTTAAGTTTAACAAGACCATCATAACaatgtttaagaatattattGAGAGCCAGAATCCACCAGCCATAGAGCAGAAACAGGATCACAATCAGTGCATGAGCCAGGAGCTTGGGATCACCCACTGTAACAACATTCAAGAAAATACTGAGACCCAGAATCCACCAGCCATAAAGCAGAAACAGGATCAGAATTAGTGCATGAGCCAGGATCTTACGGATCACCCACTGTAACaatattcaagaatattatcaaGGGCCTGAATCCACCAGCCATAGAGGAGAAACAGGATTACAATCAGTGCATGAGCCAGAAACTTGGGGATCACCCACTGTAACAACATTCAAGATTATTATTGAGGGCCAGAATCCACCAGCCTTAGAGCAGAAACAGGATCAAAAGCAGTGCATAAGCCAGGAGCTCAGGAATCACCCATTGTAACaacatttaagaatattattgatccatcttatatatataacatttaattagaatgcattcaaaaattatttagacattcatttacatatttaataatgttcTTACATGTCAAAAAGCTTTTTGATCATATTAAATACGCTTTTTAAAATTATGGGAGACAGTTTTTAGGTAACATCCTGTAGCTTAGGTGTGCTTAGAATCAATCATATCACAATGGAATTTCTAAAGAAAAGTCAACCTACTTTCTGCTTAGAAGGCAAATAGTATACTTAAAATTCCGTTGTTACACCTTCTTTCAGACATAAAACGATTACTATTATTCTACAGCTATCACTTTGTGGAAATTGGTAGTATGAGTTATTGATAAGTATTTTTCAGTCGTGCCATGAGCTTTTGGATCCCAACATGAAGAACTCTGCCTTCTGACCATTAAACCACGTAGTAACGATTTCTTGCAACATGTCATCATTTTCCAAGCGTTTTCCACCAAGAAATtccataaattttggaaaaaagatTAAATTCCGATGGTGCTGTCACGGCTTTATGGTGGATGATCCAGTAATTCTCAAAGAAACTTGTTCAGCTGCGTATGTGTACTTACCACGACGAGGCCGAACATTGTTGTGAAGCAGAACAACGCCGCTAGAAAGCAAGCCTCGCCAGCGGTTTTGAATAGCACGCATCTCTGTGCATTTATGGTCATGCCTTGCAGCAGAAAGTCTATTAAAAGTAAGCCTTTCTAGTCCCAAAAAACTATGGCCATGATTTTCCTCGTTGAAGATTCTTGCTTAAATTTCTGTGGCTTCGTTGGGGAGCAGGTGATGCTTCTTACTGGATTGAGGTCTAGTCTCTGAAGTGTAGCATGCAACCCACATTTCATCATCAGTCACAATGTGACTTAAGAACTCATCACCATCCTTGTGATCTTTATCCAAAAAGGATAAAGAATTTGTCATACGCTTCGCTTTGTTCTTCTGTTCACATTTTAGGCACTTATCTCGCACacgtttttttgtaaaaaagtttatcAGTAACAATATTGTAAACCTTAAAAGACCTCCTATGCTTGTAGTGACAGGTAGATGCTAGAGTAAAGACTGTGAGACCACTCCCATGCTTGTACAGACCTTAAAACTTGTGGACATTTCTGatgaatttgtaaatagtaaagtttcTGTTTTGGCTTATTTCctcataaacttttttatcagTCTTCATTCATGACAGTAGACTATCTGAAACCTAGAAAATGCCAAAACAGCCTACTATTCATTAGTAGAAACCCATATGAGGTATGGGATTGCTGTATGGGGCGGATCCTCTGTCGGAAACCTCAACAAGGTGCTTGTCCTGCAGAAAAAAGCCATTAGAATCCTCGCTGACCTTGAACATCAACAAAGCTGCAGACAAGCCTTCCAAACCCTCGGCATAATGACCGTCACTGCTCTATACATCCAAGAAGTAATTCTACATGTGCACAGCCTGGGTCTTCAAACAGGGAAAGATATCCATTCATACAACACTCGCCATGCAGCCAACTACGTTCTGCCTCCACATCGCACAGCAATTTATGGAGAAAAACCATCTTATATCGGCCGGAagttgtggaacgctctcccagaaaCAATGAGAAGATTGAAGAGGAGTGCCCTACAAGGAAAACTGCATGACATCCTAGTAAAtcaaccattttattcactggaCGAGTTCCTCAACGCCTGCAATGAAACATGGAGATTTCAAAATGTACCTTgacttttttttttaactgaaacacaaatgtataaacattcatcatccatatttatgtaataatattatgtgaCTCTATAACTGTTcttaatgaatatgtaaataaagaagtttgtctattgtctattgtctatctaGTTTGTTCTTCATCATGGACATTTGTCCTTCCTTCATTAAAATGCTTACACCATTTTCACACATTTCTATTGTTTATTACACCCGCATTATGAACTTCAACAAGGTGCCAGTGAATTTCAGcacaacaaactttttttatttagaaaccaaTTTACTGAGCTTCACAAATTTTGTAAGCACTTCACAATTGGCGGTATTAATCATTGACATGGCAACAAACAAAGTGGTATAACCACACTATCAACACCGGCAGAGATGTGAAACGTAATGGCGGCATAGTGGGGGACTGGCCAAGCTGAGCTTGAACGGATGTCATGCGACATGATGTACGGGCACAAAGCGCAATCGgatcttacttttaaaatgacCTTAGTATATTCACATATTttttcaggaataaaatttaatgtacacAGTATAACTTACTTGTCAAATGGTTGATTCAATCAAGCAAAATGAAACAATGAAGAAATTACACAGTAAAAATATGGAATACTTACCATATTGAGTTTTGAACAGCATTGTTGAGCATTCAGATAATCACATTCTAGATCTGAAAGTGTTATAACCTAATCACATGTTAAGAAAAAACAttacttcaaaaaatacaaaatagttactttttatttactaacatacaaaatctaatttaaaactaacttggACTTGGTACATTCAGATCTTTTATTGACAATAAAAACCaaactctttttttttaattaaaaatctgaatACATTCATTATTTAGGCCAACTTACAATTCTAATTATTTGATGAATGAGTTGAAATATATAAGATACAATACAAGTAACACTGCTATATATCCATAGTGATGATGGGCATTAAGATAAATCCACATTTTCTTGAGGTTTTCTCAggttcaaaaaaattatatatttactccTTTTTTGCTTTGTGACCCCTATTGCTAAAGCCATCAGTGATGGCTATCAAAATCCCGACAGTGCTGATCTTTCGGGATCTGTTTGTAcgtattttatgtaaatgaagttttagaatatttaatatacttatacaTGGAACTAATACCACATAGTGGgatgtaaactatattttctgtgTGTTATTGTTAGTAGTTAAACATTTGATATTAGggaattttgtaaatttacacccatcaacaaattttatttaaaaaaatatttttgtgagctttattttattttaaagtttatttaacaacatattatatatatatatatatatatatatatatatatatatatatatatatataaataacaattattagacttctcaataaaaaaacttcctttaatatttctacatttgctgttttcaaaaaggtatattacaaaataa
This Homalodisca vitripennis isolate AUS2020 chromosome 3, UT_GWSS_2.1, whole genome shotgun sequence DNA region includes the following protein-coding sequences:
- the LOC124356653 gene encoding protein cornichon homolog 4, which gives rise to MSEPLVFAFSLVDTGAVLFLLVYFVITLSDLECDYLNAQQCCSKLNMWVIPKLLAHALIVILFLLYGWWILALTNIPMVVWMSYEYAMVPSGNTGVYDPTEIHNRGQLKKHMRDCMISLGWYLVTFFIYLYCMIISLLKENPLEKDTSHLNEF